The sequence below is a genomic window from Cygnus olor isolate bCygOlo1 chromosome 7, bCygOlo1.pri.v2, whole genome shotgun sequence.
AGCTGCCCCATTAAGTCCGTCTACCGTCCTGAAAAAGTATGTAGATATTACACAAGTCATTACTCACATTATATGTGCTATGCATACATGCTGAAATTCTGGCTGTTGAAGTCAGGCTGCTACCATCGATCCAGCAGAAGAATGATTTCATGAGCCATTATCTTACTCATATAAAAACCGATAAGACTTTGCCTCTTACAATGTGACACTTGACCCTCAAACAATCAGAGTAAAGATACTGCTTTTACCCAAGTTCAGGTTAATTGacaataaagtgaaaaaaaagtctgctctACAGTTCATGAGCAAACTCTCCAAACTGCCTAGAAGCAAAAAGTAAAGGCTGATGGAGGCAAGAGGAAATACCCAAGGGCTGTCTGCAGGCATGCTGGCTTCCCAGAGGAAATTGGCTGTCTTTGAGCTGGCTATGATACAGATAAAGGAGAAACAATCTCTCCCATGTGTCAATATTCCCATTATTAAAGTCCTGAGAAGTTTGTACACTGTAGATCAAAGGAGGAAGGTGAGACAGCAGGGGAAAGAAAGTATGAAACCGAGATGCCAAAATTTGATAGAGGAAAGTTGGCAAGCTGCAAGCTTCAGTCCAAAGAAAATGTATCAtttctcaaatacattttcaggtTAGATTTTCAAGTAGTTTTCTCAGTGGTGTGAAGCCTTAAACACTGGTTTCCTATGAAATGAGTGACCTAGATGTTTTAGTTAGGTCATCAACATAGCCTCCTATATAGTATATATAAGATGTAACCTCAAAAATGTTGCTTATCCCAAGTATTTCATGTATATAGGGGGCAGCATGCAGAGAGAACATTCTTCCTCCATGAACTCCACAGCAGAGACATACTTTCCATCCATGTGTTGTAGAATTTTTGAAACTGGAAGGTCAGCCCTAAATATTGAAGATCTGGTCAGCTGCATGGTTTGTCCAATGCCAAAATGTAATACAAATTACTCAATTGAGAGTGATAAATTAACCTCTTATCTAGACAAATTTCCTATTGTTGCAATATCCCTCCTGTTTGGTACAATACTAGTACAAATCTTTTCTCAGTCAGGGTAGCCTGGTATGGACATGGTATGTAGGCCGCAAATCCATTAGCTATAGGCTGTtgtaaaaaaatagcaatagaTTTGTGTAATCCTTCTAGAACAAGTCACTTGTGGATAAAATTCATAATTTGATTAAGATAAGGCTTTTGGACTCCCTCAAAGATCAGGTCCTCATTGTGTATGTCCTTCTTGCCTTTGTCCTCATTAGTTTACAATCTATGTGgacaaagaaaaggcaagggAGGTTTGGTGAAATGTTGGAGGTGACGCAGGACACAAATCTCCTGGTTATCATCCCAATGCTCCGTCTGCTTGGCTATGCTGCTTCAGAGAGCCACCTCTGCTTTTAATATACAAAATCACAGTAaatgttctgttgtttttgtgtttgacAATGGGGCAAATGTCAAAGGAGTACTGAGCTTCTAAGTTGAGACCTAATACCTGTCGGAGTTCACTGGTGATAACTGATATTTATCAGCAGTGCTTACTGTTAATTCATAATGCAGCCTGTCATTGAAatattacaaacaaaacatgcaGTCCCTGCCGTTAGGAGCTCACAGGCAAGCTGTGCAAAACATTCATCTCCTCTACCATGATAAAATATGCACAGCATATTCTTTCCTCCTGATTTGTATAAAATGAAGCTATGTGATGGATCCATCATGCTCGCTTAGCTATGCAtgataaataaatccagaaacaTTCAGTAAATATCCTCAGCTGCAGGGATTACCAACAAGGGAATCAATTATGTAAAGTATGTGGGTCTTTGGAGTTAGACATACACACCGAGACTCACATCACTCATCAagagaaaacttcagttttcccCTGAAATCTACAGAGCTTTTTTCACTGGATTGCAGATTTAAGCCCTTTTTAGCTGCTAcacttttttcctgtaagtAGATGGAGTTTAGCTTTTTCTTTACCCAAAAAACTTGCACAACAAAGAATAGCTTGATAGGAAAAAGTTAAGCAATCTGTAAACTGTGAAACGTAGAACTAGGAATGTTTCATCTATTTAGGCTAATAATTACTGAAGCACGAGCCAGACTTGCTGCTTGAATTTAGCTTTCCCACACCAATGATGAGTGTTACCTGCATCCTACCAAACTCTGGGCGAAAAGGGGCTGGGTTGAGGGAGGTGGGATTTCAGGTTTCAGAAGGAGCTGAGTCACCATGCAGAGAGAGGGGGTCTCCTCTTGACAGCCCTGCAGCTATCTGCTCCTGCATGCTTCTGCACTGCCTCAGAGACAAGAtccagcagagccagcccaTGGTTCTGCCAGCCTCTCCTGGGGAGATAAACTAAGATTTTCTTACATCAGCACCTCCCAACTCATTTGGCCCCTTCCTGAGGATCCACAGCTGCCTTTCACAGCTGAGCCTGAGGCTGAATTTTGTGCCAGGACACCCTGCTCAGGCCACTGCTGCTAGGGTACCTTTTTCAGCCAAAGCTTTTCCTTCCTACCCAGCAAAGAAACTCCGATTTTCTGGGGCTGCACTGCAGTGAGATCTGTACTTTCTCTCTGATCTCCTTTGCATACCTCTCCTAAGAGGGTACAGAGCCCTCTTATCTGAAGAAGCAGACACCTATATGGTTTTCTCATGTGGGTTTTGATCAATGTCTCAGGACCAGGCACTTTATTTGATGTCTCTAATGACAGCCTTCTGACTTACAAAGTGAATTCCTTTCACTCTCAGCCTTTTAAAGCcttatttaagaagaaataacCACAGCAGAAAGAGCTGAGTGGAAGCAAAGGGGCCTTCCTGCTAGGTGCAGAGCACTGACACCGTGCACAGTGACAGCTCCACTACTGAGCCCGAGTGTCTGCAAGGCATAGCTGCTGTACATTGAGCGTGCACAGCGCTGGCAAGTGCTGCAAGCACAGGGGAAAAATCCGCCTAGGCATCTAGTTCTTGCACATGTGCGGAGGCACTTACTGAGCCACAATAACTGTGCTGCGGGGTATCTTTTCCCTCCTCATTGTACAGGGATTAAGGTTTGGCTGCCTTGATGAGAAACTGTCCCAGTTGCTTGCAACCTTTTAGCATTCCTGGTTAAAACTCTTTTAAAGGGACAGCAAAGGCAATCAGAGAACCATTCCCACTCCTTCCTTTAAAGCAAACTTAATTTAAACATGCaattaaatgcaattaaatgcaGTACAGACTTAGCCCTGTTTGCTTTTGCCAAGCCCTTTTGTGGCTGCGGCGCTcaccctgcaggagggaggctTTCACTCGGGGAAACCCAGGCTGGGCAAGGGGGGAAAGCACAGCTGAGGGGTGAGACTGGCAGCACCTTGCTGTCTCTGCACCATGACCTCTGGCAAGTCACTGTAGCAGTTGGGGTTTCAGTTGCCTTGCTTTCcaaggaggagggaaagcaaTCATTTTCCTCCTATGCATCGTGGTTGGAGACAGGGGACGGCAAAGTGCTAAACTGGAGCTGTAAAACTGTTCCGGTAGCCTAATGACAGCTCCAGAGGAGTAGCAGAGTACATCCATTTTCCCATCTTTTTGGACCCAGctaatgaagggaaaagaaagcccCTGCCCTagcagagagcaggcagcaaCTGTGAAAGTGATGCACTGAAATGCAGGAAACACAGCGGAGTGCAGGAATTCGGTTACATGGCTGTTTGCAAATTAATGGCTAAATCAATTAAATGAAAGCATGGGATTTCTCTTGAGGAAAGTCTAGTCACAAATgcaaggagaaggggaggggtgGTGGAGTGGGGATGACATAATCACGTTTGCGAATCACCAGCAGTGTGCATGCTTTAATCCATTAATGGGGTTTTTATCTGTGATCATAAAAAGCAGGTTACATTCAGCCTGGAAGGGAGTGAGGgttggaggagaggggagggcagagcaagagcaagagagagagagaaagcaagagagaaagagagcacAATTCACTCGGTGAATTGCTTGCAAGCTTTGGGCTGATAATTAGGGATCTCAGGAGAGCAGTTTCTCAGAATAACCTGCTTGCCTTCAAATGGACCGAGTGGAGACAGTGGTTCAGTCCTGCTGATATTTTTTAAGCCCTCCTCACAGTTTGATGGGCATTCCCAGTGCTTTTGTGCACGTCTCGGAGAGCGTTGACGTGGAAAGGAGCAGCGAGGAGGGGGAGGTTGGAGAAAAAAACTGCAGCTCTTCTAAAAATACGGAGGGCATGCAAGAGtgtgagcaggctggggaggagggtgaGGTGAGAGCGCCTCGCGCCATGGTCCCCGGGTGCCGGCGCAGCGCAGTTTCAGAGATGTCCCTCCTGTGACTGGACGCACCATGAGCATCTGGGAGGTGATCCTGGCTTtcgtggtggtggtgctgaTGCTCGTGGCCCTGCTGGCCAACGTGCTGGTGCTGATGTGCTTCCTGTACAGCGCTGACATCCGCAAGCAGGTCCCGGGATTGTTCATCCTCAACCTCACCTTCTGCAACCTGTTGATGACCGTTTCGAACATGCCCCTGACTTTGGCTGGGATCATTTACAAGAGTCAACCAGGAGGAGATCAGATCTGCCACATTGTGGGCTTCCTGGAGACTTTCCTCACCACGAACTCCATGCTGAGCATGGCAGCTTTGAGCATTGACAGGTGGATTGCTGTGGTCTTCCCTCTAAGTTATCACTCCAAAATGAGGTACAGAGATGCTGCTCTCATACTGAGCTACACGTGGTTGCACTCGGTGTCGTTCCCGATAGTGGCAGCTTCTCTCTCCTGGGTGGGTTTCCATCACCTCTATGCCTCCTGCACCCTGTACAACAAGAGACCAGAGGATAGGACACAGTTTGTGATTTTCACTGGGGTCTTTCACACCCTcagcttcctcctctcccttaTAGTCCTGTGTTTCACATATCTAAAAGTGCTGAAGGTGGCACGGTTTCACTGTAAGCGGATTGACGTGATCACTATGCAGACCCTGGTGCTGCTTGTGGACATCCATCCCAGGTAAGGTGCCCGTGAGAGCAGCAGGTGAGGCTGtttgctgcagagaaagcaaggaCCGGGTTCAGTGTTATGTTAAGTACAGTCTGATCGGTATCACAGCAGGGGATcgggaggggaagaaaacaagcacCCTTGCTGGTTTCTGTTCTGCATGTTTCTTTGTACTTGTGCTCATTTTGGGGATTGCAAAAACAActcttctttgttatttttaggaGCTTGTTTTGAAAGGGAGAGCAAAGAACCAGGGAGTTTTACCTGGGTATGCATTTCCCTTCGAGGCAATGGTCAGATCACTGCCCCTTGTCTCAGGAGGTGGATTTAGTGACTGACAGATTTGTGGGTTTGGGCACTGTCAGCCCCAAATGCTGCTGGATCTCAGTGAGAGGGGGCACATGTCCCTCCACTTggagctggaagggaagggaggctgGGGTACTGTGTGCTGTTCCTTTGCCCAGCTGTGTCCGTATTGCTGAGCCCTCCGTAACTTTATCTTTCCTGAAGGCAGAATCATAAGGGAATAGCATCTGCAAAATGTGTATGCTTGAATGCCTGTATTTAAATCCAGCTGAGAGAGACTTCAGTAGCAACGTTAATATGACAAGCGAGGGATGTATAAAGTTCATTGCTAATGAGAGTCCGTAAGCAAGGAAATTGTTAGGAGAAATGTCTCCAGGGGCTGGGAGAATAATGGGCTTGAAGGCAAGCACcaaacagacatgaaaatatGTTGGGAAGCTGTGCAAGAGTCACATCAGAGGTTATACACAAACTATAAATCCTGTATGAATAGGATGCGTCTGGATCTGGAAAGGAAGCAGATTTCACAGGAGAAGGGAGGGTGGGAGAGAGCCTTTCCTGGCTTGTTAAGAACTGAGCTGTaaagctgagagagagaaaaccttGCTGGATGGAAGccccagagcagtgctgggcaAGAAGCGGTCCTGGCGAGGAGCTGGGAAGGTGCCTGGTGCACAGGAGTCAGCATGCAGTGCGAGTGTGCCGTCATTCTGCTCACGAGAAACAGAGAGGGTGAAACAGGGAGGACTGAAGCAGGCATGTCTGGAAGGACATGGGATCAGGCTGCTGAGGATGGAGCACCAGTACTAGCCAGAGTGACCCACCTGGCAATGGTGATTTGAGAAACGAACCCACGGAGCTGGGGTAGGGTGGAGAGGGATGGGGGCTGATGGATCAGAATATCCTGGTTAGGGCTGAGAGGCTCCCAGGGGCTGGCGCAGATGGGTTAAGAACCAGCTCTGACTGGGACAGGGTGGCAAAGCCAACGGGTGAGCTCTGAGCAGGGGAAAGCAGGGGCACTGGTCATAGTGTGGAGAGAAATGGGCCTGGTTTGCTCAGAGTTTGGCTTAGGGGAGGAGCGTGGCTGGAGGGGGTGATTGGAAAGGAAGGGGTTTGATGGatttgcctggaaaaaaagggagaaaatggtTTGGCTACGTAGAGTGACAGAGTGGCTGTGAGGGATGCGCATGCTGCTTGGGAGACAGGCAGAGACTGAATCTTAAAAGTTCAGACTGTCTCTGTCACAggctgaagggaagagaaatgtgtttcagcgaagtgctggcagctgccagcacagggaGGTGTCTGATACGGGGGAAGAAATCCACCTGGAAGAGAGGAAGCCAAGAGCAGATAGAGAGGGCAACCCCACGGCAGATGTCCTGCTTGCTTCCCCTCGCTGTCCTTTGCTCTGCAGGCTGGAGGCAAACACCAGCTCCCTCTGTCCTCAgccagctgggagctgagctTCAGGACTGAGAGCACACGTGGCTGTCCTCAAAATAAGGTCACAGTTTGGGGATTCCTAAGCCCAAGGCAAATAAGTCTGAAAGGATCAGGGCAGGCCAGCACTGTGCAGAGgaacagaaacatttgctgaaagTCCTCCAGGGAAGCTGTCTGATCTGTCTCTTGACCAAGAATGTGGAGCAGGACTTCGGGTGAGtccttgttctgcttttgaGAAACACACGTATAAATCTTCCCTTATCCACCACgtcacacagaggaaaaaacagccttCTACCCCACGTGCTGTCTGGCTGCTAAACCGTACCTCGATCAGTCTTGATTTCTGCACAGGCTTTGAGTGGCCTctcccagggcagagctgcggACCCACCAGGGCTGTTTGAAATAGCAATCGTTACACCTAATGCTTCAAGTATGGCTGGATTGCACAGAAAAGGGGCAAAAATCTCAGTGgcatttctcctcctctgcattttctctgGTCTGAGTTAACTTGAGGGTGTTCCTGCATTTTGTAATCAATGTCACTGAAGGGCAGGTTCAGTGGGGCTGTGGGTGTTAGACCTCCTTTCTTTGGAGGAGACAGAGTTGTACAGGCACTTTGCTGTGTGTAACCTCTATTTACTAACTGCTGTTTAGCTCTTGCACCAGGCTATTCACTAAGAAATGGGAGTTTTAACTTCTTTAGACTGCAGGGATGATGGCTGATTTTAACCCGTGGTGGTGTTGCCTGAACAggtgagagctgctgcagctgataGAGTCAAACCTTGGATTGCCTTCCCGAGAGTGAGAGCTACACAAAGGCTTTTCACAAAGTGATGTTCGTAAAACTCTAACAAAGACATAATTTGAATTATATAAGTGGTATATATAAAGGGATGCATAGCATTTGCTGTAGTACCTAACAGTATAGACATGGGTGCTGTGAGGTTGCACATGAGGGAACAAAGTTTGTAATCCCAGTTTCAACTACTCTGACGTTTCTGGCTTTTTGCATGGTCTAGTTTCACTGCGGAGAAATGTGTATGGACAATTCTCTGCTCCCTGTGACTCAGAATCCACCCGCAAGGGGGTCTAGTGACAGGCATTGTGACAGATGGCTTTATTACCTGTGATTTGGAAGGACACAAGTGATCTTCTGAAGATCATTTGAGATGAGTACAAAGGAAACCTCTAAATACCACAAAAAAACGTGTGAATGTTTAGGGCACATGTCCTTTCAAGTTAGCTCAGGCATTTTTACTGGGTACTGCTTTCTCTTGACTTTGTTCCTAAAACAGATATATCTGAGTTACAGTGAGAGGCCTGGGCAAGAATTCATGTAAGTGCTTAACTCATGTATTTCTTAACCCAAATTATCTATACTAACTTTTGGTGTATTCAGCTCTTAAAGATACTAGATCTTAAGGTCCAGTATCTCATAAAGCTTGTTTAGAATACCAAACCTTTGAAGGGATATATCTCAGATTTTCCAGGatattaaaatctttaaatgaaagctaAGTCAACTACCCAGTTCTGTTACCAGTGTCACTACTGGAAcctgtgtatatatttttatcttactgCACACAAGAGCgtacaaaagcaaaataccCATCTGAGCACATTCTCTGTATGAAGGATTGAGATAAAATACCACATCACAAAGGAAGGTATTTATTAGCTACATCTGGAAAGGCTGAACAAAAGCAATTGGTTGAAGTCTTCAGGACTTTTCACATCATGCATGAGCTCCAGGAATCACAGACAGCTTTGCATGTgtcaaataaaatgtgaagaaatataACTGGTGAAACTGctagaaacaaaaattataatgcccccctccccccatcAGCACCCTAATTGAACCTACTTCggagatttctttttctatacCAACATGTTCCTGGGATAACATGAATCTAATAACACGGGTCTTAAGTGAAGTTATTGAACCTCTCAGATTGGCTGTTTGCACCTAAAAATACTCCAGCTCTTGCAGAACCGAAAGCATATCGTAGGTTCCCTTGAagaggtggatttttttttttcttttcagctgtcaCTTCGAGCTGCAAATAACTCAGACATAGAACATGTAATACTTTTAGATGCGTTTTAATTCTACTTAGGCATATTCTTTAAGAATAAggaaattcattattttaaggAGAACGAACTTTATCCCTAGTATTTTGTTCACTTTGCCATCCCTTTGCCAGCTACAACACCGCTCTGAGGGCTCAATAAGACcataaataaaatggataaaaagaaacagttttttttctttagcccAATAGAAAGGTAACATAGCAACTACCTGCCACAGAGAGCACCAAAGCACACTGAGACTCTCAGGACACAACACATGCTTAGATGATGATTAGACATTTAGTTACAACAAATAATGTAAGGGTATGATCATAAACCCCATAGCTATTAAAATACATGTGTGGAACTGGGCACTGAGTCATCAATTACAAGTTTACAATAAAAGCAGAGGGAGACCAACCCCATGCAGTTACAACATGCAGCACGTGGGCCAGACCACTCGCTTCTCCCAAGATACGTGGTTGCTTTGCCCCAAGACCTGTGCAATAAGCTGACACGTAGTGCTGCTATGTGCCTATAGAGGGATTTTGGCATGCAGACTGGCTTTATTTTTGTCCCTGCCCAAAGGAAGTGTACTGGCTGATACACTAGTTCAGGTATGAATGGACTCTGGCAGATAGAACCAGTGTCTCCCATCCCCACCCAGCCAACCAGTTGCTTGTTCCCATTCCTGGGCTTCACCCAGCCAGCACAGAACTTGAccaagcaggcagaggaggatgGACTTTCATGTTATCGGTCTCTCAGCAAGCTGATGTACTAATCTCAGAGGGGTGTCCTTGCAGTGGAAGGGTGGGCTCAGCTTGCAGGTACCAGTGCTCCACAATCCCAttgccctgcctgcaccctgaGGGGCTTTGCAGCTCCCTGGCACCCTGTTGTGAC
It includes:
- the GPR26 gene encoding G-protein coupled receptor 26 — its product is MSIWEVILAFVVVVLMLVALLANVLVLMCFLYSADIRKQVPGLFILNLTFCNLLMTVSNMPLTLAGIIYKSQPGGDQICHIVGFLETFLTTNSMLSMAALSIDRWIAVVFPLSYHSKMRYRDAALILSYTWLHSVSFPIVAASLSWVGFHHLYASCTLYNKRPEDRTQFVIFTGVFHTLSFLLSLIVLCFTYLKVLKVARFHCKRIDVITMQTLVLLVDIHPSVRERCLEEQKRRRQRATKKISTFIGTFILCFAPYVITRLVELSSVVPINSHWGIISKCLAYSKVVSDPFVYSLLRNQYKKTWKDIVNKILKRSSINSSALTSESHNQNILQLNE